One segment of Syngnathus typhle isolate RoL2023-S1 ecotype Sweden linkage group LG9, RoL_Styp_1.0, whole genome shotgun sequence DNA contains the following:
- the LOC133160200 gene encoding protocadherin-17-like, translated as MRLSVPIFLLLWVKALTLKNLSYSVPEEQGPGTVIGNIAKDGGYGTLERGKKSNFRVLENSAPHLVDVDPESGLIFTKQRIDRETLCRRNPKCQLSMEVFANDKEICMIKIDIQDINDNLPSFPSDHINIDISENAAAGTRFPLTIAHDLDTGENGIKTYQVTRDDYNTFSLDLKVRGDGTIYPELVVQRPLDREDQSHHTLLLTAIDGGEYPRSGSMQINVRVTDSNDNSPIFEKSSYVLELPENSSPGKVLIDLNATDHDEGSNGQVVYSFTGYASERIQDLFSIDPNSGVIKVQGEIDFEENPIIEFDVQAKDLGPNPIPGHAKITVKVLDKNDNSPIISFVSVRQGAISEAAPSESVIALVRVTDKDSGRNGQLQCRVLGNVPFRLQENNDNFYTLLTDRPLDRETKDEYNVTIMARDNGIPSLNYTKSFTVKILDENDNAPRFTKVVYVLQVPENNIPGEYLGSVLAHDPDVGRNGTVTYSIMPSHIGEVSVYTYVSVNPTNGAIYASRSFNYEQTKSFEFKVQAKDGGSPHMESTATVRVNILDVNDNLPVIILPLLQNDTAEIPVPRNVGIGYLVATVKAVDHDHGDSGHLTYEITEGNDDHLFDMDPMRGEVRTTHALWEEVSPTVELVVKVTDHGKPPLSAVAKLVIKANTEAASGGGGGSGVSGEQQHWDVSLPLIVTLCIISVMLLAVMTAIAVKSKHQDKESGNYNCHMPEYSNPPVGKGKKKRINKSDIMLVQSEMEERDSASRMNVVSSPSLITSPICFDYQSPLPLTLPRSEVMYLKTTPNSLTVPRAGCHSSFAGLSTDAPANRMSVIQTENFPSEPNYAGSRQPFVQSSTFKDAERASLRDSGHGDSDQADSDQDTNRGSQCDTSGREALKMKATSVNGQPFEQEQDKSVHCTDECRALGHSDRCWMPKLRIGSQADSGDNRTNLFIPVGMDAMVETEIYGTISRGSRKTLSTFGKEQRDGTVLVANVKPYLKSQRAPCLPLQESPPAPGSPTKSGPALDSAEREVKEEREGGSDSSAYGPPDGQCSPLHTALEEPSYLTRELRPKALSSSLIHSAVISQECGVSEYEQRDSGN; from the exons ATGCGTCTCTCTGTTCCCATCTTCCTTCTGCTGTGGGTTAAAGCCCTGACATTGAAAAACCTTAGTTATTCCGTCCCAGAGGAGCAAGGACCCGGCACTGTCATAGGTAATATCGCAAAAGACGGCGGATATGGGACCctggagagagggaaaaaatcCAACTTCAGAGTGCTGGAGAATTCCGCACCACACCTGGTGGACGTCGACCCGGAGAGTGGACTTATTTTCACCAAACAAAGGATTGACAGGGAGACGTTATGCAGGCGGAACCCAAAGTGCCAGCTCTCCATGGAGGTGTTCGCCAATGATAAGGAAATATGCATGATCAAGATCGACATACAGGACATCAATGACAACTTGCCCAGTTTCCCCTCAGATCACATTAACATCGACATCTCGGAGAATGCAGCGGCGGGAACACGCTTCCCTCTGACTATTGCACATGACTTGGATACCGGGGAGAACGGGATCAAGACTTATCAGGTCACCAGAGATGATTACAATACATTCTCGCTGGATTTAAAAGTAAGAGGGGACGGGACTATTTATCCAGAGCTGGTGGTTCAGCGACCTCTGGATCGGGAAGACCAGAGCCATCACACCCTCCTCCTCACCGCCATCGATGGGGGGGAGTATCCGAGATCAGGCTCCATGCAAATCAATGTCAGGGTGACTGATTCGAATGACAACAGCCCCATTTTCGAGAAATCCTCCTATGTGCTGGAACTGCCGGAGAATTCCTCGCCTGGAAAAGTACTTATAGATTTGAACGCCACCGACCATGATGAGGGAAGCAACGGACAGGTGGTTTACTCTTTCACAGGATATGCATCTGAGCGAATACAAGATTTGTTCTCGATAGATCCCAATAGCGGAGTCATAAAAGTCCAGGGGGAAATTGATTTTGAGGAGAATCCCATCATAGAATTTGATGTGCAAGCCAAGGATCTCGGGCCGAACCCCATACCGGGCCATGCGAAAATTACCGTCAAAGTGcttgacaaaaatgacaactcACCAATAATCAGTTTTGTTTCTGTGAGGCAGGGTGCCATCAGTGAGGCGGCACCCTCTGAATCTGTCATCGCGCTCGTCAGAGTGACGGATAAAGATTCCGGACGAAATGGTCAGCTCCAGTGCCGCGTGCTAGGGAACGTTCCTTTCCGACTACAGGAGAACAATGACAATTTTTACACGCTGCTCACCGACAGACCTTTGGACCGGGAGACCAAGGACGAATATAACGTCACGATCATGGCCAGAGACAACGGAATCCCCTCTTTGAACTACACCAAGTCATTCACTGTGAAGATCTTGGACGAGAACGACAATGCGCCTCGCTTCACAAAAGTCGTTTATGTGCTACAGGTGCCCGAGAACAACATTCCGGGCGAGTATCTGGGCTCCGTGCTGGCCCATGACCCGGACGTAGGCCGCAACGGAACTGTAACCTACTCCATCATGCCCTCGCATATCGGCGAGGTGTCCGTTTATACGTACGTTTCCGTTAACCCCACAAATGGAGCCATATACGCGTCACGCTCTTTTAACTATGAGCAAACAAAATCATTTGAGTTCAAAGTTCAGGCTAAAGACGGAGGCTCCCCTCACATGGAGAGCACCGCCACCGTCAGGGTCAACATCCTTGACGTCAACGACAATCTCCCAGTGATCATTTTACCGCTCCTTCAAAATGACACGGCGGAAATCCCAGTGCCTCGGAACGTGGGTATCGGCTACCTCGTGGCTACGGTGAAAGCGGTGGACCACGATCACGGAGACAGTGGACATTTGACGTATGAGATCACAGAGGGGAACGATGACCACCTGTTTGACATGGATCCTATGAGAGGCGAAGTTAGGACAACCCATGCCCTGTGGGAAGAAGTCTCTCCCACGGTTGAGCTGGTGGTTAAGGTAACCGACCACGGCAAGCCGCCCTTATCCGCTGTGGCTAAGCTGGTCATCAAGGCCAATACGGAAGCGGCATCAGGTGGCGGCGGTGGCTCTGGAGTGAGCGGCGAGCAGCAGCACTGGGATGTATCCCTGCCTCTCATCGTCACCCTCTGCATTATCTCTGTCATGCTCTTAGCCGTCATGACGGCCATCGCCGTCAAGTCCAAGCATCAAGATAAAGAGAGCGGGAATTATAACTGCCACATGCCCGAGTACTCCAATCCTCCGGTGGGGAAGGGCAAGAAGAAGCGGATCAACAAGAGTGACATCATGCTGGTGCAAAGCGAGATGGAGGAGAGAGATTCGGCAAGCCGCATGAATGTGGTGAGCAGCCCCTCGCTCATAACTTCGCCTATATGCTTCGACTACCAGAGCCCCCTGCCGCTCACGCTGCCCAGATCTGAGGTCATGTATCTGAAGACAACACCGAACAGCCTGACAGTACCGAGGGCGGGTTGCCACTCCAGCTTTGCCGGGCTAAGCACAGACGCGCCGGCAAACAGGATGTCAGTGATACAG ACAGAAAACTTCCCCTCCGAGCCCAATTATGCTGGCAGCAGGCAGCCGTTTGTTCAAAG TTCTACATTTAAGGATGCAGAACGAGCAAGCCTCCGAGACAGTGGCCATGGTGATAGTGACCAGGCTGATAGTGACCAGGATACTAATCGAGGCTCCCAGTGTGACACGTCTGGCAGGGAGGCCCTCAAGATGAAAGCCACATCAGTTAATGGGCAGCCTTTCGAGCAGG AACAAGACAAATCAGTCCACTGCACCGATGAGTGTCGTGCACTGGGACACTCTGACAGATGCTGGATGCCAAAGTTACGGATCGGAAGCCAAGCAGACAGCGGCGATAATCGCACCAACCTTTTCATCCCCGTGGGGATGGACGCCATGGTAGAGACAGAGATTTATGGCACCATCAGCCGCGGCAGTCGCAAAACCCTCAGTACCTTTGGGAAGGAGCAGCGGGACGGCACCGTCCTCGTGGCCAACGTCAAGCCCTACTTAAAGTCGCAGCGCGCGCCTTGCCTGCCCCTGCAGGAGAGTCCGCCGGCGCCCGGAAGCCCCACCAAGAGCGGGCCGGCCCTGGACTCGGCCGAGCGAGAGGTGAAGGAGGAGCGGGAGGGGGGCTCAGACAGCAGTGCTTACGGCCCGCCGGACGGCCAGTGCTCCCCGCTGCACACCGCGCTGGAGGAGCCCTCCTACCTGACCCGCGAGCTCCGCCCCAAGGCGCTGTCCAGCAGCCTCATTCACAGCGCCGTCATCAGCCAGGAGTGCGGCGTGTCCGAGTACGAGCAGCGGGACTCGGGGAACTAA